One window of Pleurodeles waltl isolate 20211129_DDA chromosome 3_1, aPleWal1.hap1.20221129, whole genome shotgun sequence genomic DNA carries:
- the LOC138283212 gene encoding mesoderm posterior protein 2-like: MASSPVQLLAPEYPLPLEYPLLSECTGAASDSHSSTSSPGSYTWSPVEELPNFSTKVFRSCFQQQVFNVPPGQATRQNFPASRKEKCRVVGTQRHSASEREKLRMRNLSKAVQNLRKYLPPSVVPAGQNLTKIETLRLAIRYISHLSDLLGLSEEALAQQRQEELREYNLRMKRQDCFQALRQSPPQPSSAAEEHSTFYVSSPECTISSASPTQPCCQVKDDRSWLCSPDCCEERTPPVHQGAQYPHAESWLAPTSSCVMRNAPMQQDTGFTYSDSWLTSSLCSKLAHFYHCQMDTSSSLDPPPSAHSTPKHHDPSQVVKTPRRSSANSMLASLSISCLQ, translated from the exons ATGGCCAGCTCCCCAGTCCAGCTCCTGGCCCCGGAGTACCCGTTGCCCCTAGAGTACCCCCTTCTCTCAGAATGTACTGGCGCCGCCTCAGACTCCCACTCGTCCACATCCTCCCCGGGGTCGTACACCTGGTCTCCGGTCGAAGAACTGCCGAACTTTTCCACTAAAGTCTTCCGCAGTTGTTTCCAGCAGCAGGTGTTCAACGTGCCTCCTGGGCAGGCGACGAGGCAAAACTTTCCCGCCAGTAGAAAGGAAAAGTGCCGAGTGGTCGGCACCCAGAGGCACAGTGCCAGCGAGAGAGAGAAGCTGAGGATGCGGAACCTGTCCAAAGCTGTTCAGAACCTGAGGAAGTACCTGCCCCCTTCAGTGGTGCCTGCCGGACAGAACCTGACAAAGATAGAAACACTGAGACTCGCCATCCGCTACATCTCCCACCTGTCAGATCTACTGGGCCTCAGCGAGGAGGCCTTGGCCCAGCAAAGACAGGAGGAACTTCGGGAATACAACTTGCGCATGAAGCGACAGGACTGCTTCCAGGCACTGAGGCAAAGCCCCCCTCAGccttcctcagctgcagaggaacaTTCTACATTCTATGTTTCCTCTCCTGAATGCACCATTTCAAGCGCATCTCCAACCCAGCCGTGTTGTCAAGTCAAGGATGATAGGTCTTGGCTTTGTTCTCCTGACTGCTGCGAAGAAAGAACCCCTCCAGTGCACCAAGGTGCCCAGTACCCGCACGCAGAGTCCTGGTTGGCACCAACTTCTTCCTGTGTAATGCGTAACGCCCCCATGCAGCAAGATACTGGCTTCACGTACTctgacagttggctgacgtcatccTTGTGCTCGAAGCTGGCACATTTCTACCATTGCCAG ATGGACACCTCGTCCTCCTTGGATCCACCACCAAGTGCCCATTCGACCCCGAAGCACCATGATCCTTCCCAAGTGGTGAAGACCCCTAGAAGGAGCTCTGCAAACAGCATGTTGGCAAGCTTGAGCATATCGTGCTTACAATGA